The Myxococcales bacterium nucleotide sequence TAGAGCAGGCCCGACGCCTCGTCCTTCTCGAAAAACGGCACGACCAGATACAGCTTGTGCTCCCGGGCTTTTTCCCGCATCGCCGCGATCAGCGGCCCGTCGCTCGGCTGGGCGAGTTCCTTCGCCTCGTCGCCGAGTTGGTGGACGAACCACGGATAGGCCCACAGTTCCGGCAGAATCGCCAGCTTCGCATGATTGGCGGCCGCGACGGCGATCATCTCGCCCGCGCGGCGCAGATTGCGTTCGCGATCGTCCGAGCCGGCGATCTGGATGCCGGCGACTTTCATTTTCGGCTTCATTGACTTGCGTTGACTCCCTGGATGTTCTGCTTCAACCACGAAACGATTTCCGCGTTGGCCTCGGGTTTCGCCGTCAGAATATTCGTGCCGTGCGCGTCGCCTTGCTCCAGTGTCCGCACGACGGCGCGATCCTTGGCCGCCGCCGCCAGCGCCGCGCATGAATCGAACGAATACCGGTCGCCGCGCGAGGCGTAGAAAAACATTTTACCCGCGAAACGGTTCACGTCCGCGTCGATTTTCACGCTCCGGTAATCGCGGCCCGGACTGAGCAGCACCACCGCGCGGATCGCGCCCGGATGCGCCGCGGCGAATTTCACCGCCAGATTCGCGCCGATGCTCGCGCCAACGATGCCGATGCGCCCGGGATCGACGTTTTTCTCCTTGATCAGGTAGTTGTACGCGGCTTCCACGTCGCGGATCATGCCTTGAAACTCGACGTCCTTGAACTGATGCCAATCGAGCTTCTTCCCGCCGGGGCCTTGAGTGGATTCGCCGTGCCCGCGCAGGTCGATCGCGACCGAACAGAAATTTTCCTTTGCCGCCAGCGCGGAAAAATCGCGCCAGTCGGCCCGCGTCCGGTTCATCATGTGCAAGAGCACCAGGCC carries:
- a CDS encoding alpha/beta hydrolase, yielding MKSLGWIVAVVALAAALTGIVAAGEGSARDFTLTASDGVRVAATYRDSGAAGSGGLVLLHMMNRTRADWRDFSALAAKENFCSVAIDLRGHGESTQGPGGKKLDWHQFKDVEFQGMIRDVEAAYNYLIKEKNVDPGRIGIVGASIGANLAVKFAAAHPGAIRAVVLLSPGRDYRSVKIDADVNRFAGKMFFYASRGDRYSFDSCAALAAAAKDRAVVRTLEQGDAHGTNILTAKPEANAEIVSWLKQNIQGVNASQ